A genomic segment from Colletotrichum higginsianum IMI 349063 chromosome 5, whole genome shotgun sequence encodes:
- a CDS encoding Short-chain dehydrogenase has translation MTETVLVFGASGNVGVAAIIGALSANRHVIAVVRNQSSAEKMFKQVGRRESITVVEADITSEDSVKSIVDQVRRGILPSFQHVWASLAYRATVPYLLEQGFAGSTWTMCTGGSGDTGYRVAPAVTQGALFSFAVAAARDNDKTNIRFNEVYLAYRVQFEVETGNQTFAGIHMTTSKDFAPLYEKLLDRADIRSSRVKALSPEDVLKLSYEKKFSD, from the exons ATGACCGAAACAGTTCTTGTGTTTGGCGCTTCTGGCAACGTTGGCGTGGCAGCCATCATCGGTGCACTGAGCGCCAATCGCCATGTCATCGCCGTCGTACGAAACCAGTCCAGTGCAGAGAAGATGTTCAAACAAGTTGGAAGACGTGAGAGTATCACTGTTGTCGAAGCAGATATAACCTCAGAAGACTCGGTAAAGAGTATCGTCGACCAAGTCCGTAGAGGGATCCTTCCATCCTTCCAGCACGTCTGGGCATCAC TCGCCTATCGAGCCACCGTTCCCTATCTTCTCGAGCAGGGTTTTGCGGGCAGTACCTGGACGATGTGCACAGGTGGCTCAGGCGATACGGGCTATCGTGTCGCTCCGGCTGTGACACAAGGGGCGCTCTTCAGCTTTGCCGTCGCGGCTGCTCGTGATAACGACAAGACAAACATCCGATTCAACGAAGTCTATCTCGCCTATCGTGTACAATTCGAAGTGGAAACGGGGAACCAGACCTTTGCAGGGATCCATATGACAACCTCCAAAGACTTTGCGCCATTGTACGAAAAGCTCTTGGATAGGGCTGACATAAGGAGCAGCCGCGTGAAAGCTCTTTCCCCTGAGGATGTCCTGAAGCTTTCCTATGAGAAGAAGTTCAGCGATTGA
- a CDS encoding Integral membrane protein: MPPDESVGPIWLGVSSSLLVALLVTTALRLWARAGRRNLGWDDYTIAAAALSATVRYAFGVMQLPHGNGRHRVYLTNHEYMMINMYGWWGQLFHFTSMAFLKVSLALLILRIKSNRTLKILLYAVIVGSLIINFGVVIILLAECRPAGFWRGKDSDCWPNTIRIYAIWVSIGTICPLTRALTPFPVQKRLSLSYLALLTDLVVAYSVVTDFFCSLLPLTVVWKVKIALQRKIMITGLMSLGLVATSFGIVRAKSLGVSEADLSWDFCITAIWSNLELFLGISAANIALSRAVYTYFFSPSSESRPSDHSGPSSNGYFHSGLRSDRFEIPATMVSSGRRRGSATRSSNSDIPLEPGIQKKTEFWWREDGSPQRTPESVQ; the protein is encoded by the exons ATGCCTCCAGATGAGAGTGTCGGTCCAATCTGGCTCGGTGTGTCATCAAGTCTACTggtcgccctcctcgtcacCACCGCCCTTCGTCTATGGGCTCGCGCCGGACGCCGGAATCTGGGATGGGACGACTACACCATTGCTGCCGCGGCCCTTTCGGCGACAGTAAGGTATGCTTTCGGCGTCATGCAGCTGCCTCATGGCAACGGGAGACACCGCGTGTACTTGACCAATCACGAGTACATGATGATCAACATGTATGGGTGGTGGGGGCAGTTGTTCCACTTCACATCGATGGCTTTCTTGAAGGTGTCTCTAGCTCTGTTGATTCTCCGGATCAAGAGCAACAGGACCCTCAAGATCTTGTTGTATGCTGTCATTGTGGGCTCACTGATCATCAACTTTGGGGTCGTCATTATCCTGTTGGCTGAGTGCCGTCCAGCAGGATTCTGGAGGGGTAAAGATTCCGACTGCTGGCCCAACACGATTCGAATCTATGCAATATGGGTTTCCATAGGTACGATTTGCCCCCTTACCCGCGCCTTGACACCATTTCCCGTTCAAAAGAGACTCAGTCTTTCCTACCTCGCATTGCTGACGGACCTGGTGGTAGCGTACTCCGTTGTGACAGACTTTTTCTGTTCTCTCCTTCCCCTCACAGTAGTCTGGAAGGTGAAAATAGCTTTACAGAGAAAGATTATGATTACCGGCTTGATGAGTCTAGGCCTTGT CGCAACATCCTTCGGCATCGTACGTGCCAAATCTCTAGGCGTGTCCGAAGCCGATCTTAGTT GGGATTTCTGTATCACTGCCATCTGGTCCAACCTCGAACTGTTTCTCGGAATATCCGCCGCAAACATAGCCCTCTCGCGAGCTGTGTACACTTATTTCTTTTCACCAAGCAGCGAGTCGAGACCGTCGGACCACTCCGGCCCGTCTAGCAATGGTTATTTTCACAGTGGACTACGATCAGACCGTTTCGAAATTCCAGCCACAATGGTTAGCtcaggccgacggcgtggcTCGGCGACAAGGAGTTCAAATAGCGATATCCCTTTGGAGCCTGGGATTcagaagaagacggagtTCTGGTGGAGAGAAGACGGGAGCCCGCAGAGAACGCCAGAATCAGTGCAGTGA